Proteins encoded within one genomic window of Mesobacillus subterraneus:
- a CDS encoding phage/plasmid primase, P4 family has translation MKENPYNFNEIPAELKALPQWILWKSEKRNNKPTKIPYQADGNEARSNDRRTWSTFATAVKFYLEGEYDGIGFVFSRQDNYIGIDIDKCVTDGKPNAFATEIIDTLDSYTEFSPSGKGVHIIIKGNLPQSVLGTGRKNTQHGLEIYSYGRYFTFTGNRENSNEVYERTDELAEVFEQYFDDSDIQGRVNLAEFEKDELKITNDSLWEKMFRSKNGDEIRSLCNGNLINDDHSASDLALCNHLAFWTGKSSTRMDTMFRESGLMRDKWDVIHFRDTNETYGERTIARAISSTHTTILDNKEQYKEFSFDFHAGDTEEVVEDKPKKKFRLTELGNAERIAHEYGHVIKYVSDMGWLIWDGKRWKLDTKKEIERITAKVLRSLYKSEDEMENKWARMCERRNIRMNSIKDLMPLVPGEREDFDRYKYLFNLENGIVDLTTGQLQPHDRELSLTKITNIAFDEDAKCPEWLSFLDQIFQGDQELVEYMQRLIGYSLTGEITEQIMVFLIGGGSNGKSTFINTIKDLMGEYGKQAKSDTFIKKKETGANNDIARLVGARFVSAIESEDGEQLSEAFVKQITGGEPVLVRFLRQEYFEFIPEFKVFFTTNHKPVIKGVDEGIWRRIRLIPFNLQLPKEKRDKKLPEKLSLEMPGILNWAIEGCLKWQKSGLNDPASVMKATGDYKEEMDILGPFLFECCFKREDVQIEAKELYEVYSNWCFKNGEHQLRNRAFYRILESQGLKRERGNRNKYFIKGVTLIERKDTFFQQKLLNNDENSESVTKSNTFKFS, from the coding sequence ATGAAAGAAAATCCATACAATTTCAACGAAATCCCAGCCGAATTAAAAGCCCTTCCTCAATGGATTTTGTGGAAATCGGAAAAACGAAATAACAAGCCAACAAAAATACCATATCAAGCGGATGGTAATGAAGCTCGCTCCAATGATCGTCGCACCTGGTCAACATTTGCAACGGCAGTCAAGTTCTATCTGGAAGGTGAATATGACGGCATAGGGTTCGTTTTCAGCAGACAGGATAACTACATCGGGATTGATATTGATAAGTGTGTTACGGATGGCAAACCAAACGCTTTCGCAACAGAAATCATCGACACTTTGGATAGTTACACTGAATTTTCTCCATCAGGTAAAGGTGTCCATATCATCATTAAAGGGAATCTTCCACAGTCTGTATTAGGGACAGGACGGAAAAACACGCAACACGGCTTAGAAATTTACTCATACGGTCGATACTTTACCTTCACAGGCAATAGAGAAAATTCCAATGAAGTATATGAACGGACGGATGAACTAGCTGAAGTATTCGAGCAGTACTTCGATGACAGTGATATCCAAGGTCGGGTGAATTTAGCTGAATTTGAAAAGGACGAACTAAAAATCACCAACGATTCTCTCTGGGAGAAAATGTTCCGCAGTAAGAATGGTGACGAAATCCGGTCTTTATGCAATGGGAACCTGATTAATGATGACCATTCAGCAAGTGACCTGGCTTTATGTAATCACCTTGCGTTCTGGACAGGTAAATCATCAACCAGAATGGATACGATGTTCCGGGAATCAGGCCTAATGCGTGATAAATGGGACGTTATCCATTTCAGAGACACCAATGAGACATACGGTGAAAGGACGATAGCAAGAGCCATTTCATCAACTCATACAACGATTCTGGATAACAAAGAACAATACAAAGAATTTTCCTTCGACTTTCACGCAGGGGATACAGAAGAAGTTGTGGAGGACAAGCCGAAAAAGAAATTCAGATTAACTGAACTTGGGAATGCAGAACGGATCGCGCACGAATATGGTCATGTAATCAAATATGTAAGTGATATGGGCTGGCTGATATGGGACGGCAAACGATGGAAGCTGGACACCAAGAAAGAAATTGAACGAATAACTGCCAAGGTGCTCAGAAGCTTATATAAATCAGAGGATGAAATGGAAAACAAATGGGCCCGGATGTGCGAGCGAAGGAATATTCGAATGAATAGCATCAAGGACCTTATGCCATTGGTTCCAGGAGAACGTGAAGACTTTGACCGTTATAAATATTTGTTCAATCTCGAGAATGGAATTGTTGATTTAACTACTGGCCAGCTGCAGCCTCATGATCGGGAACTGAGCTTAACCAAAATAACCAATATTGCCTTTGACGAAGATGCTAAATGTCCTGAATGGTTAAGCTTTTTAGACCAAATATTCCAGGGTGATCAAGAGCTGGTTGAATACATGCAACGGTTAATCGGCTATTCCCTTACTGGAGAGATTACAGAACAAATCATGGTCTTCCTGATTGGCGGTGGATCCAACGGCAAATCAACCTTCATCAATACGATTAAGGACCTGATGGGCGAATACGGAAAGCAAGCCAAATCAGATACGTTTATCAAGAAAAAGGAAACCGGAGCAAATAACGATATTGCAAGATTAGTAGGTGCCCGGTTTGTATCGGCAATCGAAAGTGAGGATGGAGAGCAACTATCCGAAGCTTTTGTAAAGCAGATAACAGGTGGAGAGCCGGTGCTGGTCCGATTTCTTCGACAAGAATACTTCGAGTTTATTCCAGAGTTCAAAGTATTCTTCACAACAAACCATAAGCCAGTAATAAAAGGTGTGGATGAAGGTATCTGGCGAAGAATTCGCTTAATACCATTCAACCTGCAGCTCCCGAAAGAAAAGCGAGATAAGAAGCTTCCGGAAAAACTCAGCTTGGAAATGCCTGGGATCTTGAATTGGGCGATTGAGGGTTGCTTGAAGTGGCAGAAGTCGGGACTCAATGATCCAGCAAGCGTAATGAAAGCAACTGGCGATTACAAAGAGGAAATGGATATATTGGGGCCCTTTTTATTCGAATGTTGCTTCAAACGTGAAGATGTCCAGATTGAAGCAAAGGAACTTTACGAAGTTTACTCCAACTGGTGCTTCAAAAATGGTGAACATCAATTAAGAAACCGAGCGTTTTACCGGATTTTAGAATCCCAGGGGTTAAAGAGAGAACGCGGCAACAGAAACAAGTATTTCATCAAAGGTGTTACTTTAATCGAGCGAAAAGATACTTTTTTTCAGCAAAAGTTACTGAATAATGATGAAAATAGCGAAAGTGTTACTAAAAGTAACACCTTTAAATTCTCTTAA
- a CDS encoding helix-turn-helix transcriptional regulator yields the protein MTVKVGRCLLRDILKVKGMNIQQLANRLGVSRQQISKYVNDKKKMSFETALNVAAVLDVSVMELYEIIEVGTKNGRR from the coding sequence TTGACGGTCAAAGTCGGAAGGTGCCTGCTTCGAGATATCCTAAAGGTAAAAGGCATGAACATACAACAGTTGGCGAACCGGCTTGGAGTCTCCAGACAACAGATAAGCAAATATGTGAACGACAAGAAAAAGATGTCGTTTGAAACTGCTTTGAATGTCGCTGCTGTCCTCGATGTCAGTGTCATGGAACTATACGAAATCATTGAAGTGGGTACCAAAAATGGTAGGCGTTAG
- a CDS encoding helix-turn-helix domain-containing protein: protein MSYLGSRIKELRQRKGLSLRELGEEINMNYSHLSRLENGQKVPSLETIELLANYFEVKASYFLDEVDTEELTSNEEEFLRDLDLSLDDIKEKYNLKFEGKPLSDDELNDIVTYLKVKRGLKK from the coding sequence ATGAGTTATTTAGGATCTAGAATAAAGGAACTCAGGCAAAGAAAAGGTCTATCCTTGCGAGAACTAGGTGAGGAAATAAACATGAATTACAGCCATTTGTCCAGGCTTGAAAACGGGCAAAAGGTACCGAGTTTAGAGACCATTGAATTATTGGCAAATTATTTCGAAGTAAAGGCTAGTTATTTTTTGGATGAGGTAGATACAGAAGAATTAACCAGCAACGAAGAAGAATTTCTAAGGGATTTAGACCTGTCGCTCGATGACATAAAAGAGAAATACAATTTAAAGTTCGAGGGCAAACCATTATCTGATGATGAATTAAATGACATAGTAACGTACCTAAAAGTTAAACGAGGCTTAAAAAAATAA
- a CDS encoding YopX family protein, with protein sequence MREIKFRAWEKHLKEIIPVYDIDFDFKQINTNKAWRRFDEVELMQYTGLKDKNGKDIYEGDIIATDDYAVAMLKHWGKKTEEKISLYEIKFFEGRYMLFDKNSWVAVLNHHVMSKANELTVVGNFYENHELLEKSK encoded by the coding sequence ATGAGGGAGATTAAGTTTCGAGCATGGGAAAAGCATCTGAAAGAAATTATACCTGTCTATGACATCGACTTTGATTTCAAACAAATCAACACAAATAAAGCATGGAGAAGATTCGATGAAGTTGAACTGATGCAATATACCGGCCTAAAGGACAAGAACGGCAAGGACATTTATGAGGGGGATATTATTGCAACTGATGATTATGCAGTGGCTATGTTGAAGCATTGGGGAAAAAAGACAGAAGAAAAAATATCCCTGTATGAAATTAAATTCTTTGAAGGTAGATATATGCTTTTCGATAAAAACAGTTGGGTTGCAGTTCTGAATCATCATGTTATGAGTAAGGCAAACGAGTTAACTGTAGTAGGCAACTTTTACGAAAACCATGAGTTACTGGAGAAATCAAAATGA
- a CDS encoding nucleotidyltransferase — MKAVGVVVEYNPFHNGHLFHLQQAKEQSGADISIAAMSGNFLQRGEPALVSKWARTKMALEAGVDIVFELPYRFATQHAETFAEGAVSILSAAGCDTLCFGSESGDLEAFNKTVVFLDENNEVFQEKIRQYTREGYSYPKSIALSFQYLAPDESFIDISRPNNILGLHYIQAVIRQKSSMKAETITRKSAGYHDEHFASATIASATSIRKALFGTAGEIENIKQYVPEATYEQLTSYRNQYGGFHSWENYWPLLKYKLLQSTPAELRGFYEVEEGLENRLLAAAASSESFQQFMENIKTKRYTWTRLQRVCLHILTNTRKETMKTSRRTVSYLRLLGATEKGRSYLNQKKKDFSLPLVAKLSAFTDPDIELDVKASRIYALGQTGDGQQELLAEEFSRPPIMLKYS, encoded by the coding sequence ATGAAAGCAGTTGGCGTCGTTGTTGAATATAATCCTTTCCATAATGGCCATTTATTCCACCTTCAACAGGCAAAAGAACAATCTGGTGCAGATATTTCTATTGCTGCGATGAGTGGAAACTTCCTTCAGCGCGGAGAGCCTGCACTTGTTTCAAAATGGGCAAGGACAAAAATGGCTCTCGAAGCAGGTGTTGACATCGTGTTTGAGCTTCCTTACCGTTTTGCGACACAGCATGCGGAAACTTTTGCAGAAGGGGCGGTATCGATTCTTTCTGCTGCTGGTTGCGATACTCTTTGTTTTGGAAGTGAATCAGGTGATTTGGAGGCCTTTAATAAAACGGTCGTTTTTCTTGATGAGAATAATGAGGTATTCCAGGAAAAAATAAGACAATACACTAGAGAAGGATATAGTTACCCTAAATCAATCGCCCTTAGTTTCCAGTATCTTGCACCAGATGAAAGCTTTATCGATATTTCAAGACCGAATAACATCCTAGGACTTCATTACATACAGGCGGTCATCAGGCAAAAAAGTTCAATGAAAGCCGAAACGATCACTAGAAAAAGTGCAGGTTACCATGATGAGCATTTTGCCTCCGCCACAATAGCCAGCGCTACGAGCATACGCAAAGCCTTATTCGGAACGGCAGGAGAAATAGAGAATATTAAGCAATACGTACCAGAAGCGACTTACGAACAGCTTACAAGCTACAGGAATCAATATGGCGGTTTCCATTCATGGGAAAATTACTGGCCTTTATTGAAGTATAAATTGCTACAAAGCACTCCAGCAGAATTAAGGGGCTTCTATGAAGTAGAAGAAGGACTAGAAAACAGATTACTTGCCGCTGCTGCTTCCTCAGAATCATTCCAACAATTCATGGAAAATATTAAAACAAAGCGTTATACATGGACAAGGCTACAGAGAGTCTGCCTTCATATTTTAACCAATACACGAAAGGAAACCATGAAAACGAGCCGAAGAACTGTGAGTTATTTACGTCTTTTGGGCGCAACAGAAAAGGGACGCTCTTACCTGAACCAAAAGAAAAAAGATTTTAGTCTGCCGCTTGTTGCAAAACTTTCTGCTTTCACTGACCCTGACATCGAATTGGATGTCAAAGCTTCAAGGATTTATGCTCTTGGGCAAACAGGTGACGGGCAGCAAGAACTGCTTGCGGAGGAATTCTCCAGGCCGCCAATCATGTTGAAATACAGCTAG
- a CDS encoding patatin-like phospholipase family protein, with protein sequence MVLREEKALASPKIGLALGSGGARGFAHLGVIKVLRDEGIPIDLIAGSSMGALVASFYGAGLDVDRLYKLSRVFKRKYYLDFTVPKMGFIAGKRVKELIRIFTHGKMIEELDIPIGIVATDLMSGEKVVFKKGPVAEAVRASIAIPGIFVPEKLDGRLFVDGGVVDRIPVSVAKEMGADIVIAVDVSSVKKNEDVTSIFDVIMQSIDIMQMELVSNREVASDVMLRTPVEMFNSKAFTNIDEIIAIGEEEAKKHMDKIKKCIEQWKEPQSE encoded by the coding sequence ATGGTTTTAAGGGAGGAAAAAGCTTTGGCAAGCCCAAAGATAGGTTTAGCTCTAGGGTCAGGTGGAGCAAGGGGATTTGCCCATCTGGGTGTCATAAAAGTTTTAAGAGATGAAGGCATCCCGATCGATTTGATTGCCGGGAGCAGCATGGGGGCACTGGTAGCATCATTTTATGGTGCTGGCCTTGACGTTGATCGTCTCTATAAACTGTCGCGTGTGTTCAAAAGGAAATATTATCTTGATTTTACAGTCCCAAAGATGGGATTTATCGCTGGGAAAAGGGTGAAAGAACTTATCAGGATTTTTACCCATGGAAAAATGATCGAGGAACTGGATATCCCGATTGGCATTGTTGCGACAGACTTGATGTCAGGGGAGAAGGTAGTCTTTAAAAAAGGACCTGTGGCGGAAGCTGTTAGAGCCAGCATCGCGATTCCGGGTATTTTTGTTCCGGAAAAGCTGGATGGAAGGTTGTTCGTCGATGGAGGAGTTGTTGACCGGATTCCTGTTTCTGTTGCTAAGGAGATGGGAGCGGATATCGTTATTGCGGTTGATGTATCCAGCGTGAAGAAGAACGAGGATGTTACATCCATTTTCGATGTGATCATGCAGAGTATCGATATCATGCAAATGGAGCTGGTCTCAAATCGAGAGGTCGCTTCCGATGTAATGCTCAGGACTCCGGTCGAAATGTTTAACTCCAAAGCATTTACTAACATAGATGAAATCATTGCTATTGGAGAAGAAGAAGCAAAAAAACACATGGATAAGATAAAAAAGTGCATTGAACAATGGAAGGAGCCTCAATCAGAATGA
- a CDS encoding tyrosine-type recombinase/integrase: MKGSIRKRGNSYQYRFHIRDPITNERTEVSKGGFRTKKEAQAALTLALAEVEKGEFIKFDKMTFQELSELWMANKKGEVRESTIYSYKRALGARIIPVFGNKDIKDIKAMHIHNFYMQLKDAGLSKKYIAYVGTIIGSIFKKAVELELLRDNPVTNVKKPKMQKQKQKSWSVEQALTFLTAARVRADYYLAYHLAFYTGMRIGEVLGLHWSDIDFEKKKIYVRHSLTLKEGQYVIGPPKTESSERVIPITDPLIEEFNNHRKFSKNTSDDLVFRTKKGKLVIPYTLRYIMKKICLDLDLPLIRFHDIRRTHTTILMDRGMSPKLVSERLGHSDASIALNIYTDVYDERQEEASNLMDEILSRGQSVVKGEKSDDETL; this comes from the coding sequence ATGAAAGGCAGTATAAGAAAAAGAGGAAATTCTTATCAGTATCGCTTCCACATTAGGGATCCAATTACAAATGAACGAACAGAGGTATCAAAGGGTGGCTTTCGTACCAAAAAGGAAGCTCAAGCAGCCCTTACACTTGCCTTAGCAGAAGTCGAAAAAGGAGAGTTTATAAAGTTTGATAAAATGACCTTCCAGGAGCTATCAGAACTGTGGATGGCCAACAAGAAGGGAGAAGTCCGGGAAAGCACAATATATTCTTATAAACGTGCATTAGGAGCCAGAATCATACCTGTGTTCGGCAATAAGGATATTAAGGACATCAAAGCCATGCACATACACAATTTTTACATGCAGCTGAAAGATGCAGGATTATCCAAGAAGTATATAGCTTATGTGGGCACGATCATCGGCTCAATTTTTAAAAAAGCTGTTGAATTGGAATTGCTTCGCGATAATCCGGTAACGAACGTGAAAAAGCCAAAGATGCAGAAACAAAAACAAAAAAGTTGGTCTGTTGAACAAGCTTTAACATTTTTAACTGCGGCCAGAGTCCGAGCTGATTATTACTTGGCATATCACTTAGCATTTTACACTGGAATGAGAATCGGGGAAGTATTGGGGCTGCACTGGTCAGATATAGACTTTGAGAAAAAGAAAATCTATGTCCGTCACAGCTTAACTTTGAAGGAAGGTCAGTATGTCATTGGACCACCGAAAACAGAGTCCTCCGAACGTGTTATTCCAATTACAGACCCTTTAATTGAGGAATTTAACAATCACAGGAAATTCAGCAAGAATACGTCAGATGATTTAGTTTTCAGGACCAAGAAGGGAAAATTAGTTATTCCTTACACACTTCGATATATCATGAAAAAGATATGCCTTGACCTGGATCTACCGTTAATTCGATTCCATGACATAAGAAGGACCCACACCACAATCCTAATGGATAGAGGTATGAGTCCTAAGTTAGTATCGGAACGCTTGGGGCACTCCGATGCGTCTATTGCTCTTAATATTTATACCGATGTATATGATGAACGTCAAGAGGAAGCAAGTAATTTAATGGACGAAATACTCTCCCGTGGTCAAAGTGTGGTCAAAGGCGAAAAGTCGGATGATGAAACCTTGTGA
- a CDS encoding SepM family pheromone-processing serine protease: MSRKKSIALSILAAILLIATAFYYLPYYVTKPGMAKELEPIVEVEDGYDEEGSFMLTTVRMGRANIYAYIIAKLSKYQEIYPVEDIRADNESDEEYNIRQLHMMDNSKTSAIEVAYKKAGKQVTYTYKGVYVLRIMEGMPAEGKLMPGDLVFKVDENEFNSSEEFIEYVSSKKPGDTVELSYQRNGKTNSVKIPLKALDDGSGRPVVGIQLVDDKEIDVEPDVTVQSEEIGGPSAGLMFSLEIYNQLIEEDLTKGYEIAGTGTMSTDGTVGRIGGIQQKVVAADKAGAEIFFAPFEKGTKGSNYEEAVIAAEDIETKMKIVPVDTFDEAVSYLENLKEKSS, translated from the coding sequence ATGAGCAGAAAAAAGTCTATAGCTCTGTCTATATTGGCAGCTATATTATTAATAGCCACCGCTTTTTATTACTTGCCTTACTATGTTACCAAACCGGGTATGGCTAAGGAGCTGGAACCGATTGTAGAGGTTGAAGACGGCTACGATGAGGAAGGAAGCTTCATGCTTACGACAGTCAGGATGGGCAGAGCGAATATATATGCCTACATCATTGCAAAGCTGAGCAAATATCAGGAAATCTATCCTGTAGAAGATATCAGGGCGGATAATGAGTCAGATGAAGAATACAATATCCGGCAGCTGCACATGATGGATAATTCGAAAACATCAGCAATAGAGGTGGCCTATAAAAAAGCGGGTAAACAAGTTACTTACACCTACAAGGGAGTTTATGTGTTAAGGATAATGGAAGGGATGCCGGCTGAAGGCAAACTTATGCCAGGCGATCTGGTTTTTAAGGTAGATGAGAATGAATTTAATTCATCTGAAGAGTTCATTGAATATGTCAGTTCAAAAAAACCAGGTGATACAGTCGAGCTTTCCTATCAGCGGAATGGCAAGACAAATTCAGTTAAAATACCTTTAAAGGCACTAGATGATGGAAGCGGCCGTCCGGTAGTAGGCATTCAGCTTGTCGATGACAAAGAAATTGACGTTGAGCCAGATGTAACAGTCCAATCTGAAGAAATCGGTGGACCATCTGCTGGACTTATGTTCTCACTGGAAATCTATAATCAATTGATTGAGGAAGATTTGACAAAAGGGTATGAAATTGCCGGAACAGGAACAATGAGTACTGATGGAACAGTCGGAAGAATTGGCGGAATCCAGCAAAAAGTAGTAGCTGCAGATAAAGCGGGGGCTGAAATCTTCTTTGCTCCATTCGAAAAAGGGACCAAGGGTTCGAATTACGAAGAAGCGGTGATCGCCGCTGAAGATATTGAGACGAAAATGAAAATTGTCCCGGTGGATACGTTTGATGAAGCTGTATCCTATCTGGAGAATCTAAAAGAAAAATCAAGCTGA
- a CDS encoding helix-turn-helix transcriptional regulator produces MVQEYPALLNAKHVSEILGVSLRHAYELMEQNDFPLVRIGRTKRVIKDDLVTWINKHKKEA; encoded by the coding sequence ATGGTTCAAGAATATCCAGCATTGCTAAACGCTAAGCATGTATCGGAAATCTTGGGTGTTAGCTTGCGTCACGCTTATGAGTTGATGGAGCAAAATGATTTTCCGTTGGTACGCATCGGAAGAACCAAACGAGTTATCAAAGATGATTTGGTCACTTGGATTAATAAGCATAAAAAGGAGGCATGA
- a CDS encoding ERCC4 domain-containing protein → MIHYSYTDTELNKILKTLTIVIDTRENVNGHILNYLHQKDIPIKIQKLDSGDYGCMIPKNEELGIARDIFLNSRVERKAHIDEITGNLQKDTATAFENELIRSKDIPFTLIVEDLHGYEKMLKGEYRSKYNPLALLGRLNTFKAKYNFEIVYLDQKYSGNWIYHHFYYQAKHYLKTGIF, encoded by the coding sequence ATGATTCATTACAGCTACACAGACACCGAGTTAAACAAAATACTCAAAACGCTCACGATCGTTATCGATACCAGGGAGAATGTAAACGGCCATATCCTGAATTACCTTCACCAGAAGGATATACCAATCAAAATTCAAAAACTAGATTCCGGTGATTATGGCTGCATGATTCCGAAAAATGAAGAGCTTGGAATTGCTCGAGACATTTTCTTGAATAGTCGAGTTGAACGGAAAGCCCACATCGATGAAATCACAGGGAATCTCCAGAAGGATACAGCAACGGCTTTTGAAAATGAGTTGATACGCTCGAAGGACATTCCATTCACATTGATTGTGGAAGACCTGCATGGATACGAAAAGATGCTGAAAGGTGAGTATCGCTCGAAATACAATCCATTGGCATTGCTCGGCCGGTTGAATACCTTCAAAGCGAAATACAATTTTGAAATCGTATACCTGGACCAAAAGTATTCCGGCAACTGGATATATCATCATTTTTACTATCAAGCAAAGCATTACCTGAAAACAGGGATATTTTAA
- the coaD gene encoding pantetheine-phosphate adenylyltransferase: MARVAVCPGSFDPVTLGHLDIITRAAKVFDELYVVVLNNSSKQPLFSVEERIELIEKVTKSIPNVKVDSFQGLLVDYAESVKADAIIRGLRAVSDFEYEMQITSMNRVLSDKIETFFIMTNNQYSFLSSSIVKEVAKYDGNISELVPPEVEEALLEKFHNEKEK; the protein is encoded by the coding sequence GTGGCAAGAGTGGCTGTGTGTCCGGGCAGTTTCGACCCGGTTACATTGGGACATTTGGATATCATCACAAGAGCAGCAAAGGTATTCGATGAACTTTATGTAGTGGTTTTGAATAATTCTTCAAAGCAACCATTGTTTTCTGTAGAAGAAAGAATTGAACTTATTGAAAAAGTGACTAAGAGCATCCCGAATGTAAAGGTGGACTCCTTCCAGGGATTGTTGGTTGATTATGCAGAAAGCGTCAAGGCGGATGCGATTATCAGGGGCTTGCGGGCTGTTTCAGATTTTGAGTATGAAATGCAGATTACATCAATGAACAGAGTGTTGAGTGATAAAATAGAGACTTTCTTTATTATGACAAACAACCAGTATTCATTCTTGAGTTCAAGTATTGTAAAAGAGGTTGCAAAGTATGATGGGAATATCTCTGAATTAGTTCCGCCCGAAGTTGAAGAGGCTTTACTTGAAAAATTCCATAATGAAAAAGAGAAATAA
- a CDS encoding DUF669 domain-containing protein has product MSFFKFDEEKASSGFELVAEGKYEAVIVNAEAGQTQAGKPKMSVDFEIRSDVPQAHQGAKVLYNTFTFEHEVAVKIVNSLLKACGFPNGHPFSSADDMAKQLINKNLKITVKHEEYEKVVDGVKEKRTAAKAKYYDASDVTPAMQAGSVAISDEDCPF; this is encoded by the coding sequence ATGTCATTCTTTAAATTCGATGAAGAAAAAGCAAGTTCTGGATTTGAGTTAGTCGCGGAAGGTAAGTATGAAGCTGTGATCGTGAATGCTGAGGCTGGTCAAACTCAAGCCGGCAAACCGAAAATGTCTGTTGATTTTGAAATTCGCAGTGATGTTCCACAAGCTCACCAAGGTGCAAAAGTTCTTTATAACACATTTACTTTTGAACACGAGGTTGCTGTAAAAATCGTCAACTCTTTGTTGAAAGCTTGCGGGTTCCCAAATGGTCATCCATTCAGTTCTGCTGATGATATGGCGAAGCAGCTTATCAACAAAAACCTGAAAATCACGGTTAAGCATGAAGAATATGAAAAAGTTGTTGATGGCGTTAAGGAAAAACGTACAGCTGCTAAGGCAAAATACTACGATGCATCTGACGTGACTCCAGCAATGCAGGCTGGAAGTGTAGCGATCAGCGATGAAGATTGCCCGTTCTAA
- a CDS encoding AAA family ATPase produces the protein MELTNGAQITKSKKAKIIIYSKPGDGKTTLAGLLPGRTLVLDIDGTSQVLSGYENVDVAKINVDDPHDSILKFYAFAKGNITKYDNIFVDNLTHYQKLWLMNKGEKTKSGMPELKDYALFDNHLLKVVETFNGLDANVIYTAWETTRSIVHDDGQQYNQFIPDIRDKIVNHVMGIVHVVARLIRKADGTRGFILEGNQSIFAKNHLDDRKGCVQEELIMPSTKNEAGGN, from the coding sequence ATGGAACTAACAAACGGAGCTCAAATCACGAAAAGTAAGAAGGCCAAAATCATCATCTATTCAAAGCCTGGGGATGGTAAGACAACATTAGCAGGTCTGCTGCCGGGAAGAACATTGGTACTTGATATCGATGGAACCAGCCAGGTGTTATCCGGATATGAAAATGTCGATGTCGCAAAAATTAACGTAGATGATCCACATGATAGCATTCTAAAATTCTATGCATTTGCAAAAGGGAACATCACGAAATACGACAATATTTTCGTGGACAACCTTACTCATTATCAGAAGCTGTGGCTAATGAACAAAGGTGAAAAAACTAAAAGCGGAATGCCTGAATTAAAGGACTATGCGTTGTTCGATAATCACTTGCTAAAAGTTGTTGAAACTTTTAATGGATTGGATGCAAATGTCATCTACACTGCTTGGGAAACTACTCGAAGTATTGTCCATGATGACGGCCAGCAATATAACCAATTTATCCCGGATATCCGAGATAAGATTGTCAACCACGTTATGGGCATTGTTCATGTGGTTGCTCGATTGATTCGCAAAGCAGACGGTACCAGAGGATTTATTCTTGAAGGCAATCAGAGCATCTTTGCTAAGAATCACCTTGATGACCGCAAAGGTTGCGTGCAAGAGGAATTAATAATGCCATCCACAAAAAATGAAGCAGGGGGAAATTAA